In the genome of Populus trichocarpa isolate Nisqually-1 chromosome 6, P.trichocarpa_v4.1, whole genome shotgun sequence, one region contains:
- the LOC18100261 gene encoding protein ecdysoneless homolog — protein MIKMADQSQAHSRVPDDTVYYAIFPDSSSLSNPSASSQSLHLYLQILDFISPYTSSYIWQHEPFSLSLSSSSSPPLPHLHGKLRFGDNIEDEWFTVFLLFQISHHFPSLSIRVWDNDGEFLLIEAAFHLPRWINPETSDNRVFIRRGDIHIVPKSRLPNPKLIDSLKFLIDCEGESRAAESVQIAVKGRISDYPERARRNMHQARVRVPVSVAQVLKQEPCLISLAVEGFYDRDIDTMKYAAKMEKFLSKGKEEELVCVVIKMSRAMYAQLMQQKFQAPKCYRMPNRGDDLGAYLEAELGMKIACGFEMMYQQRRREGEEGKGSTWLKYKESLERSGYFEGFLPGSKDYKRLMENAEGYYRNSTLFSRTSQMMSAPVKRIDEILALPHSADDFSCQEVPPSDDDSWLYSGEDELNAALQQRQNEMDLYNAKHKKKQMPKESQDAGPSSSSNFDDFDLGEMAKAMQAFVDKASSYKGAEVPENRNMKEVDLDVECFLNDMESVMKRYGPKDGAADVDSEEASSSDMDFDESEDESDIMEASEDNVDGEDTFMNTYSDALNEELKNTTLKKSFVRTDDQLSKKNEETSNTMEGMDEEFTPVDVDVNLVKSLLDSYSSQQGQPGPTSNLLGLMGLQLPQDTTKGK, from the exons ATGATCAAAATGGCTGACCAGTCGCAAGCACACTCCCGAGTCCCAGACGACACTGTTTACTACGCTATCTTCCCGGACTCCTCTTCCCTCTCTAATCCCTCCGCTTCCTCTCAATCCCTCCACCTCTACCTCCAAATCCTTGACTTCATTTCTCCTTACACCTCCTCTTACATCTGGCAACACGAACCCTTCTCTCTttccctctcctcctcctcttctcccCCTCTCCCTCACCTCCACGGCAAGCTCCGCTTTGGCGACAACATTGAAGATGAGTGGTTCActgttttccttctcttccaAATCTCTCACCACTTCCCTTCTCTCTCCATTCGAGTCTGGGACAACGACGGTGAATTTCTCCTCATTGAAGCTGCCTTTCATCTCCCTCGTTGGATTAACCCCGAAACCAGTGATAACCGTGTGTTTATTCGCCGCGGTGACATCCATATTGTCCCGAAAAGCCGGTTACCCAACCCGAAGTTGATCGATTCCTTGAAGTTCTTGATAGACTGCGAGGGTGAGTCACGTGCGGCGGAGTCTGTTCAGATTGCGGTGAAGGGTCGGATTTCTGATTATCCAGAAAGAGCGAGGCGAAATATGCATCAAGCTAGGGTTAGGGTTCCGGTATCGGTGGCACAGGTCTTAAAGCAGGAGCCGTGCTTGATTTCTTTGGCGGTGGAGGGGTTTTATGATAGGGATATTGATACAATGAAGTATGCGGCAAAAATGGAGAAATTTCTTAGTAAAGGGAAAGAGGAGGAGTTGGTTTGTGTGGTGATAAAAATGTCTAGAGCTATGTATGCTCAGTTAATGCAGCAGAAGTTTCAGGCACCCAAGTGCTATCGTATGCCAAATCGAGGAGATGACCTGGGTGCGTATCTGGAGGCGGAGTTAGGTATGAAGATTGCTTGTGGGTTCGAGATGATGTATCAACAGAGGAGGAGGGAAGGAGAGGAGGGTAAAGGGAGCACGTGGTTGAAGTACAAGGAGAGTTTGGAGAGGAGTGGGTATTTTGAAGGATTTTTGCCAGGTTCGAAGGATTACAAGAGGTTGATGGAGAATGCTGAGGGGTATTACCGAAATAGTACCTTGTTTTCGAGGACCag TCAAATGATGAGTGCTCCAGTGAAACGGATTGATGAGATTCTTGCTTTACCACACTCAGCTGATGATTTTAGTTGCCAGGAGGTTCCACCTTCTGATGATGATTCTTGGCTGTATAGTGGAGAAGATGAGTTGAATGCTGCTCTACAACAGAGACAAAACGAGATGGATCTCTACAACgccaaacataaaaagaaacagaTGCCAAAAGAGTCACAAGATGCTGGTCCTTCATCCAGTagtaattttgatgattttgatcttGGTGAAATGGCAAAAGCTATGCAAGCATTCGTGGATAAAGCATCAAGTTACAAGGGAGCAGAGGTTCCAGAAAACAG GAATATGAAAGAGGTGGACCTTGATGTGGAGTGTTTTCTAAATGACATGGAATCAGTAATGAAGCGCTATGGCCCTAAAGACGGTGCTGCCGATGTTGATTCTGAAGAAGCATCCTCATCTGACATGGATTTTG ATGAGTCTGAAGATGAGAGTGATATTATGGAAGCTTCTGAGGATAATGTGGACGGGGAGGACACTTTCATGAACACTTATTCTGATGCTCTGAATGAGGAACTGAAGAACACCACCCTTAAGAAAAGTTTTGTTCGTACAGATGACCAATTGTCCAAGAAAAACGAG GAGACATCAAATACCATGGAGGGCATGGATGAAGAATTTACTCCCGTGGATGTTGATGTTAACCTGGTGAAGAGCCTGCTTGATTCCTATTCATCTCAACAAGGACAACCTGGCCCCACTTCCAATTTGCTGGGGCTCATGGGTCTACAGCTCCCTCAAGATACCACTAAGGGCAAATGA